TTCCTGCGCTTTGGCCATGTCCTGCTGCATCTTCTGCGCCTGCTTCATGAGATTACCGATTCCGCCTTTCATAGATCCTCGCTAATTGGGTTTCGCTCTTGGGTCAGTCCTGCTTGATAGGCCGCACCGAACCGGGCACGATTTCGGCGGCGAAATGTTGCTTGAAAGCCTGCACGGTCGCATCCGCCTCGATCGCTGCATCCGCCGCCCGCTTAAGTTCCGCACGGTCATGGCTGGCGAGCTGCGCTGGTGTCGCCGCGGCATGTTCGGCAATTTCAATGTGCAACTGTTGCGGCCGGCCCAGATAATCGCTCAACGCCTGACGCAAACGTGTCTCGGCGTTACTGGTGCGAATCTGCGCGTGGCCGGCTTCCAGCACCAGCCGCACTTCGTCGTTGGTAATGGACAGGAGACTGCAATTGCTGGCCAACGCCGAGGCCACACCGTTGAGGTTCAGTGCGCGCGCCAGTTGCGGCCATTCATGATCACCCGCCTCCGCAACACTGGCCTCCGGCAAACTTTCGGATTCCTGGGGTCCGGGTTCGGGTGAGGGTTCCGTGGCGGCGCCCTCGGGCACTTGCGCTGCCTGTCGAGTCGGGCGCCCCCTGTGCGCGTCACGCGCTTGCGCCGGCGCTCGCGCGGCATTGTTGGCCCGCTGTTGCGCGATCGCCGGCTGTGGCTGGGGTAAAGGCCTGAAACTCAGCATACGCAACAATACCATTTCGAGGCCGTCCCTGGCCTCGGTAGCGAACGGCAGATCGCGTCGCCCGACTAACGCAATCTGATAATACAGCTGAACATCCGCCGGACTGAGCCTGCCCGCGAGCTCCGTCGCAAGCGCCGCGTGCGGATCATCCTCATCAATCGCGCCGGGCAGTGCCTGCTCCAACGCGACCCGGTGCAGCAGCGACACGAGTTCGGCCAGAACCCCGGCAAGATCTACGCCCTGTTCGGCGAGTTCCGCGATGGCCCGCAAGCCGGCTGCCGCATCGGCGTCCGCAATCGATCGGGCCAGCTTGTGCAACTGTTCGCGCGGCACCGATCCCAGCATTTCGCGCACCGCCGCTTCGCGCACCTCGCCGCCACCGAAGCCGATTGCCTGATCGAGAAGGCTCAACGCGTCGCGCATGCTGCCATCCGCCGCCCGCGCGAGTTCGATCAGCGCGCCGTCGTCCGCGGGCACCTGTTCCCGCTCCAGCATCTGGCGCAAATGCAGGCGTATTTCCGGTGCCGGCATGCGCTTGAGGTTGAACTGCAGGCAGCGCGACAACACCGTCATCGGCAGTTTTTGCGGATCGGTCGTCGCCAGCAGGAACTTCACGTGCGGCGGGGGTTCTTCCAGGGTTTTGAGCAAGGCATTGAAACTGTGCCCGGAGAGCATGTGCACCTCATCGATCAGATACACCTTGTAGCGACCGTACGCGGGCGCGTACTGAACGTTGTCCAGCAGCTCTCGGGTGTCTTCGACTTTGGTACGCGAGGCCGCGTCGACCTCGATCAGATCGACGAAACGGCCGCCGTCTATTTCCCGGCAGGCGTTGCACTGACCACAGGGTTCGGAGGTGACGCCTTGTTCGCAATTCAGGCACTTGGCGAGAATCCGCGCGAGCGTCGTCTTGCCCACGCCACGCGTGCCGGTGAACAGGTACGCATGGTGCAGACGG
The Gammaproteobacteria bacterium DNA segment above includes these coding regions:
- the dnaX gene encoding DNA polymerase III subunit gamma/tau, with protein sequence MSYQVLARKWRPRTFAQMVGQAHVLKALMNALKQGRLHHAYLFTGTRGVGKTTLARILAKCLNCEQGVTSEPCGQCNACREIDGGRFVDLIEVDAASRTKVEDTRELLDNVQYAPAYGRYKVYLIDEVHMLSGHSFNALLKTLEEPPPHVKFLLATTDPQKLPMTVLSRCLQFNLKRMPAPEIRLHLRQMLEREQVPADDGALIELARAADGSMRDALSLLDQAIGFGGGEVREAAVREMLGSVPREQLHKLARSIADADAAAGLRAIAELAEQGVDLAGVLAELVSLLHRVALEQALPGAIDEDDPHAALATELAGRLSPADVQLYYQIALVGRRDLPFATEARDGLEMVLLRMLSFRPLPQPQPAIAQQRANNAARAPAQARDAHRGRPTRQAAQVPEGAATEPSPEPGPQESESLPEASVAEAGDHEWPQLARALNLNGVASALASNCSLLSITNDEVRLVLEAGHAQIRTSNAETRLRQALSDYLGRPQQLHIEIAEHAAATPAQLASHDRAELKRAADAAIEADATVQAFKQHFAAEIVPGSVRPIKQD